Proteins encoded within one genomic window of Spirulina major PCC 6313:
- a CDS encoding TIGR04376 family protein, translating to MSVFDDVSQFLEERLDEFLQNNPQLQWQVLEEQLREQEAETRRLIQRLNQQVQQLEQEILAIAEDIRLWHQRIAKAEAAGRYDLANPAREREAALLRQGNQRWGQLESTKQNRSQAEHLLTQTVAKQKELAAKVAAEAAAQPKPSQASPPGWQNASRYRTGVDAFDAVDAQFREWEIEADLQTMKKDLGL from the coding sequence ATGAGTGTCTTTGATGATGTCAGCCAATTTCTCGAAGAGCGATTGGATGAGTTTTTGCAGAATAATCCCCAGCTTCAGTGGCAGGTGCTCGAAGAGCAGTTGCGCGAACAAGAGGCCGAGACCCGGCGGCTGATTCAACGTCTGAATCAACAGGTGCAGCAGTTGGAACAGGAGATTTTAGCGATCGCTGAAGATATCAGACTCTGGCATCAACGCATTGCCAAGGCCGAAGCCGCCGGACGCTATGACCTCGCCAACCCAGCCCGCGAACGGGAAGCCGCCCTGCTGCGTCAAGGCAATCAACGCTGGGGCCAACTGGAAAGCACCAAACAAAACCGCAGCCAAGCCGAACACCTCCTCACCCAAACGGTGGCCAAACAAAAGGAACTCGCCGCCAAGGTAGCCGCCGAAGCCGCCGCCCAACCCAAGCCCTCCCAAGCCTCGCCCCCCGGTTGGCAGAATGCCTCGCGCTACCGAACGGGGGTTGATGCCTTTGATGCGGTGGATGCCCAGTTCCGAGAATGGGAAATTGAGGCGGATTTACAGACGATGAAGAAAGATCTGGGCTTGTAG
- a CDS encoding septal ring lytic transglycosylase RlpA family protein codes for MALSPDRAFALLATVSAAPQSWQTNTPQGQQDSLALSMRLTQAFSTNPSPGLQGKTLAWQPTDSTTACPAMVQRWSHIPDPPNFHTHAPLPQQATVREQLLTVLSGMMEDYQTQKTATVTVSSALPRFDIETLWDAWQQPINHFKAQWSPRQEQVQVMVNGAAIATLSHSTNAKHLADQIRYFVNQPDWDATQLEPTLMGQYPAIRSGDRLMVVIDDAIVPPEEQNRELLAIDWTNNLRQAFGVEPLELVTAQQMMYGIRETREDFEGVASWYGPMFHGRLTANGETYNQDAFTAAHPHLPFNTYLKVINLESQEAVIVRINDRGPYIQPRTLDLSRGVARCIESKESGVVPYRAIVMSSS; via the coding sequence ATGGCTCTCTCTCCTGATCGCGCCTTCGCCCTCTTGGCCACCGTATCTGCCGCCCCCCAATCCTGGCAGACCAACACCCCACAAGGTCAACAGGATTCCCTCGCCCTCAGTATGCGTCTCACCCAGGCTTTTTCGACAAACCCATCCCCAGGGTTACAGGGTAAAACCTTAGCGTGGCAGCCCACAGATTCCACCACCGCTTGCCCTGCCATGGTGCAGCGCTGGTCTCACATCCCGGACCCTCCCAATTTCCACACCCATGCCCCCCTGCCCCAGCAAGCAACCGTCCGAGAGCAATTGCTCACGGTGCTGTCTGGGATGATGGAGGATTATCAAACCCAGAAAACGGCAACGGTGACGGTGAGTTCTGCGCTGCCGAGGTTTGACATTGAAACCCTTTGGGATGCGTGGCAACAGCCGATCAACCATTTCAAGGCGCAATGGTCTCCTCGTCAGGAACAGGTGCAAGTGATGGTCAATGGGGCAGCGATCGCAACCCTCAGCCACTCCACAAACGCCAAGCACCTCGCCGATCAAATTCGCTATTTTGTGAATCAGCCGGATTGGGACGCAACGCAATTAGAGCCGACTTTGATGGGGCAGTACCCCGCGATTCGGAGTGGCGATCGCTTAATGGTGGTGATTGATGATGCGATCGTGCCGCCAGAGGAGCAAAATCGGGAACTATTGGCGATTGATTGGACGAATAATCTCCGGCAGGCCTTTGGGGTGGAGCCGTTAGAACTGGTGACGGCGCAGCAGATGATGTATGGCATCCGTGAGACCCGCGAAGATTTTGAAGGGGTCGCGTCTTGGTATGGCCCGATGTTCCATGGTCGGCTCACGGCTAACGGCGAAACCTATAACCAAGATGCTTTCACTGCGGCTCATCCCCATTTACCCTTTAACACTTACCTGAAGGTGATTAACCTCGAAAGCCAAGAGGCGGTGATCGTGCGGATTAACGATCGCGGCCCCTATATCCAACCGCGCACGCTGGATCTATCGCGGGGTGTGGCTCGTTGTATTGAGAGTAAAGAGTCGGGGGTTGTGCCCTATCGTGCGATCGTGATGAGTTCGTCCTAG